The sequence TTGATGTTATTGCCCGTTGTTCTGATGATTTTCTTATTCAAAACGGCATTGTAAAAAATGCGATGAATTTGATTGATAGCGGCCGTGCTGAGCTTTTATATAGCCGTATGGGGCAAGCCATAGAGTCTTCAGGCGGTAGTGCTGCCAATACGGCGGCAAGTGTTGCCAGCCTTGGTGGTAAAGCTGCCTTTATGGGCAAGGTTGCAAGCGATCATTTAGGGCAAGTCTTTGCCCATGATATGCGCGGCCAAGGTGTTTCTTATGATACGCGCCCCTTAGAAAATGGTGCGCCAACCGCAAGATGTATGATTTTTAATACGCCCGATGGCGAGCGGTCGATGAATACTTATCTTGGCGCATGTATTGAGTTTGGCCCAGAAGATATTGAAATTTCCAAGGTTGCTGAAGCCAAAGTTACTTATTTTGAGGGGTATTTGTGGGATCCTCCACGCGCCAAGGAAGCAATGCGCCTTGCTGCACGTATTGCTCATGAAAATATGAATGAAGTTGCTATTACTCTGTCAGATTCATTTTGTGTTGAGCGCTATCGTGATGAATTTTTAGAAATGATCCGCTCTGGCATGGTTGATATTGTTTTTGCTAATGAAGCAGAAATTCTGGCGCTTTATGATACAACCTCATTTGATACAGCTATTCGCGCTATCCGCACCGATTGCAAGCACATTGCTTGTGTAACGCGCGGTGATAAGGGTTCGGTTATTGTTCAACGTGATGAAACCTTTACGATTTCGCCGATAGCGGTTGAAAAGGTTGTTGATACAACTGGCGCTGGTGATCTTTATGCGGCAGGCTTCCTTTATGGTTATACCAATGGGTTAAGCCTAGAAGATGCAGCGCGTCTTGGTTCGCTTGCTGCCGGTCTTGTTATTCAGCAAGTTGGTGCGCGCGTACAATATTCTTTGTGTGATGCAGCTATTCAAGAAGGCTTGATTGAAAAACGCTAAAGCAATTTTGAAAAATTGATCATACTATATAATCAGGGCACCTCTTCATTTTTGGGGTGCCTTTATCATTTTTGATAAATTAACAGCAAAATTCATCACGATTATTTCCATAGATTTGTTGTTGTCTTTTTGCTAGAAATTTTATCAATGTGATTAGAGCGTTTTTTAGAAAAGTGTGAAGCGGTTTTCGGACAAAAAACGCGGTGTAAACAATGCATTAGAGCGCCAATCTGAACCAAACAGATCGAAATACGCTCCAAAAAGGTGTAGCAAACATGATGACATTTTTGCCAGAATGGTCAATTTTTTTAAAATTTGCGCTTTATTCGATTATCTTGACACTTGTTCCCGGCCCTGATCTTACATTGCTTATTTCACGCTCTATCCTTGATGGGGCAAAAGCTGGCTTTGCTTGCTTGCTTGGCGCTTATAGTGGCATTTTTATCCACGTTATTGCCGTGTCTATTGGGCTTTCTGCGCTCATTATTGCCTCGCCAACTGCGTTTTTTATCTTAAAATGGCTTGGTGCTGCTTATCTTGTTTGGTTGGCTATTCAATTATTTCGCAACCGGTCAACTTTTAAGCTTGATATGGAAAAGACCAAAACATTTTCTTTCAAAAAGAATTATTTGGCTGGCTTGATGTCCAATTTGTTAAATCCTAAGGTTATTTTATTTAATATGACCTTTTTGCCGCAATTTGTGTCGGTGACAGATCCTCATGCTGCGGGTAAATTGGTTTTTTTGGGGCTATCTTTCATTCCCGTTTCCATGCCTTTTGTTGCCGCAATCATTATTGCAGCTGACCGCGTTGCTAAGCTATTAAAGGAAAACCCGCAATTTATTCGCGGTTTGAATTGGGTGATGGGAGCAATGTTCATGGGTTTTGCAGTAAAACTATTGGCCATTCAAGCAAAATAAAGCATGTCGATAAAATAAATGGGAGGATTTATGAACAAGGTTATTGCATTTGTTTCTCGTTATAATGGTGAGGAAACACAAAATTGGTTGGACGCATTAAATAAGGCATTTAATGGTCAAAAAATTATGGCAATATCAGCAATGAGCGATATGCAAAAGCATGATTGCTCGGTGGCAATTGTTGCTAATCCCGACCCTAGCGAGCTTGCTTTGCTGCCTAATTTACAACTTATCCATAGTTTATGGGCCGGGGTTGAAAGATTGGTTAGTGAGCTTCCACTAAATTGCGCGCCAATTATCCGCCTTATTGATCCTGAATTAACCCGCACCATGGCGGAAGCTGTGCTTGCTTGGAGCTATTATATTCAACGTGATATGCCGGCCTATCGGATCAGCCAAATTGCAAAACAATGGCAACCGCGTGAATATCGCCCACCTCATAATATGACTGTTGGCATTGTTGGCTTGGGGCTGCTTGGGCAAGCGTCAGCAAAATTTTTACAGCATGCCGGTTTTAATGTCATTGGTTGGAGCCGTAGCCCAAAAGCTATTGATAATCTTGAAAGCTTAACAGGTGATGACGGTTTAACGACATTGTTGCAGACAAGTGATATTGTTGTTTTACTCGTCCCCCTAACCAATGAAACCACTGGCTTGATGAATGACAAGCGGTTTTCTCAAATGAAAAAAGGTGCAGCTTTAATTAACTTTGCCCGTGGGCCAGTTGTTGAAGCGCAAGCCATGCTAAAATCTATTGAGCAAGGGCAACTCGGACATGCTATTCTTGATGTCTTTAATGTTGAGCCATTGCCGCCAACATGCCCCTATTGGCATAATCCAGCGATTACCATATTGCCCCATATTGCCGCGCAAACGCCTAAGGAAACTGCGGCAAAAATTGTTGCACACAATATTGCCACTTGGCAAAAAACCGGTGATTTACCGCCATTTGTCAATCGCAAATTGGGCTATTAATGCTGATTACAAAATTTATCTAAACTTTAGATAGAGCATTATCCAAGCAAAAACTATTATTTATAGGAAATTTATTAGTCGGCTAATTATTTAGTTGTGTTAAAAGAGTCACTAAAATAAGCAAATATGAATTTACATATATAAATTGAAGCTTATCAATTGAATTGCTAACAAGTCAATGTTATTTAAGGGAAAATTTTTTAGCAAGTTTAGCGGGATTCCCTATAATGTATAGACATAAACTTTTTTCATGGAAAAAAATTATTTTTTGCAGCACTTTTTTATGTTGTTTAAACACAAGTTTTTCTTATTCACAAATGGTCAATGACACCATTATTAGTTCGCCAGATACAGCATTAACACTTGATAATAATTATAACGGTTTAACCTTTGAAAATACAATAACCGGTCAGGTTTTGGGGGTAAACCGCGGAATACTTGTTAATGTAAACAATACAGTTAGCATTACCAATGCTGGTATGATTTCTGCCATACAAAATGCAGATCGTTTTTGGGAAGATGCAGGTATTCAAAACAGGGGTGTTATTACGAGTTTTGTCAATTCAGGCACGCTAAAATCGTCTTTGGGCTTGGGGCTGTTTAATCAAGGCACGATTGGTTCAATATATAACACGCAAAGCGGCGTTATTTCATCAGATAACACGACAGCTATTTTGTCTACTGGTGCTATTGATAGTATAACCAATGATGGCGTTATATCAGGTGTTGACGCGGCTATTATTACCACGGCTAAAATCAATACTTTGACTAATTCTGGCGTTATTTCTGGCTATAATGCAGGTATTCAGTTGGATGGTCCAGCAGCGATTGATAAGATAATAAATAATAATATTATCGAAGCGCGCGGCGATCATACAACTTGGTACAATGCCGCTATTTTTACCAATGGTGGTACGGGATATATCGGGTCTATTGATAATCATGGCCAGCTTAAATCTAGTCAATATGGTGTATTGACTTATAATGATATTGGCCAAATTAATAATTATGGCACCATTGAAACAGGCCAAAGCGCCATTATTCAAAATAGGGGTACGATTGGAGTCATTAATAATTATGGGACTATTGGTAGCAAGGATGTAGAAAACTCCCAAGCCATTATTCTTAATAATATTAATCCCATTGCACAAAGCAATGTCATCAATAATTATGGTACTATATATGCGCGTCAATCATTGGGTATTATGGTCAATAATACAAATGGCAATCAAAATACTGTAAGTATCAATAATTATAAAGACATAAGCGGTGT comes from Bartonella sp. HY038 and encodes:
- a CDS encoding adenosine kinase, with amino-acid sequence MPKFDVLTIGNAIVDVIARCSDDFLIQNGIVKNAMNLIDSGRAELLYSRMGQAIESSGGSAANTAASVASLGGKAAFMGKVASDHLGQVFAHDMRGQGVSYDTRPLENGAPTARCMIFNTPDGERSMNTYLGACIEFGPEDIEISKVAEAKVTYFEGYLWDPPRAKEAMRLAARIAHENMNEVAITLSDSFCVERYRDEFLEMIRSGMVDIVFANEAEILALYDTTSFDTAIRAIRTDCKHIACVTRGDKGSVIVQRDETFTISPIAVEKVVDTTGAGDLYAAGFLYGYTNGLSLEDAARLGSLAAGLVIQQVGARVQYSLCDAAIQEGLIEKR
- a CDS encoding glyoxylate/hydroxypyruvate reductase A, yielding MNKVIAFVSRYNGEETQNWLDALNKAFNGQKIMAISAMSDMQKHDCSVAIVANPDPSELALLPNLQLIHSLWAGVERLVSELPLNCAPIIRLIDPELTRTMAEAVLAWSYYIQRDMPAYRISQIAKQWQPREYRPPHNMTVGIVGLGLLGQASAKFLQHAGFNVIGWSRSPKAIDNLESLTGDDGLTTLLQTSDIVVLLVPLTNETTGLMNDKRFSQMKKGAALINFARGPVVEAQAMLKSIEQGQLGHAILDVFNVEPLPPTCPYWHNPAITILPHIAAQTPKETAAKIVAHNIATWQKTGDLPPFVNRKLGY
- a CDS encoding LysE family translocator translates to MTFLPEWSIFLKFALYSIILTLVPGPDLTLLISRSILDGAKAGFACLLGAYSGIFIHVIAVSIGLSALIIASPTAFFILKWLGAAYLVWLAIQLFRNRSTFKLDMEKTKTFSFKKNYLAGLMSNLLNPKVILFNMTFLPQFVSVTDPHAAGKLVFLGLSFIPVSMPFVAAIIIAADRVAKLLKENPQFIRGLNWVMGAMFMGFAVKLLAIQAK